DNA from Kitasatospora acidiphila:
TAGCAAAGCGCTACTCTGCGTGGGGTGTCCGGCGATGGCCGATCTGTCGAAGCTCCCTCGAGGTCGCACATGCAGTCGCACGAGACGAACTGGATCGAGTACTTCAGCTCTGGCGGATACCGTGACGTGGTCCCGCTGGCCGCCGGGATGGAGGGTGCGGTCTACCGCCTCGGCCAGGGGCTGGTCGCCAAGGTCTGGGGTCGGCGCGAAGCTGCGGAGTTGAAGCGCCTGCAGAAGTTCTACTCGGACATCTCTCGGGCGGGCCTGTCGTTTGCGACACCGCAGATCCTCGAAGTCCGCGAGGTCGATGGGAATGCTGTAACGATCGAGAGAGAGCTGATGGGTCGGCCGCTCAAACAGTTCGTGGGTGCCGGCGTGCCACCAGAGGCGGACGCTGCCGTCATAGAGGTACTGCGGGGATTGGCCATGGTGCCAGCGACGGCAGCAATGCGTCAGCTGGCGGTACTGGATGAGCCGACGCCGTTGTGGGAAGGCGCGGAGAACTGGGCGGCCGCCCTTAACGGGTTGCTGCAGCGTCGGGTTGCGTCGTTCGGAGACCAACTGCGCTTGGTGGTCGATGGCTTCGACGTTGTCTTCAGCCAAGTTGCCGAGCTTGTGTCTCGGCAGGCTGAGCGGCCGCAGTCAGTGGTGCACGGTGACGTGTGCTTGGAGAACATCCTCGTGGGCGACGATCTGCGGCTGACTGCCTTGCTGGACTTCGGTTTCCTATCTGGCGCGGGCGATCCTGCATGGGATGCGAGCATCGCTGCGGGGATCGTCGACATGTACGGGCCTCACGCTCGAGAGGTCGATGACCGGCTTACTCACCGGGTGGCGCGAGAGTTCGGTTACCCCGTTGAGCTGCTGCTCGGATATCGCGCCGCGTACGGGATCGCAGCGTCCAACGCGTACGACCCGAATGGGGCCGACGGACATTTCTCCTGGTGCGCCGCGGTACTTGGGCGTGAGGATGTCCGCGAGGCTCTTGAAGCTGTTGCCGTCTGAGGAACCGTTCCTCCCCTGCCCGGATGGAACACGGGCCTCTCGGCATCAGCCGACTGGTCTCCTGAACCGGTCGATGGCGTCAGGAACTTCGCCGAGTCGGCCGCCCTGGCAATCGCTCGCAGATGCCCGTAGAGGTGGTAGCGGTCGTACAGGCGTGGCAGGGCGATACCGGCGGCTGGCGGGTTCAGACCGCCACCTTCCCCTTGATTGCTTGCGCCACAAGTTCGGCGACAGGAGCGTGCGAGTCGCGATCGAGGTGCAACCCGTCTTCACCCACGCTGGCCACATCGCCGAGGCTAACGAACGCCAATCCACGACTCACCGCCAAAGCGCGAAGTCCGCCAGCCAACTCCTGTGACTTATCGATTGATTGACGATCAAAGTCGGCACCATAGAGTTCGGCGAACTTCGGCCTACGATTGTCCGGAGGCACTGGGGCCAGCAGGACAATGTGACTTTGGGCACCGTCGCGGCTACTTGCCGTGACCAGGATGTCATCCACGAGTTCGGATACTGCAGAGACAATCTGAGCTGAAGAGCGTTCGAAGCGGACCTTGAGGTCGTTCGTACCCAACATCAATACCACGATATCCAGCGGCAGATGCGTCTCCAGGCACGGCCGTAGGTATTCGCGACCATTGGCGCCGATTTGCTCGCAATCGTCCAAGTCGGTCGTACGCCCGCTCAGCCCCTCCTCGATGACGCTGTACTCGTCTCCCAACAGGCGCTGCAACTGACCCGTCCAGCGCATGTCGACGGGCCATCGTCCGAGCTCGACCTGCTCGGAGCGCTGTCCGTAGGTGTTGGAGTCACCGAAGCAAAGCACGGTAAGCGCATCGGGGTTGGTGAGCACTCGCCGATGATACTCGGAAGAGCGCCGGATCTGCTGGCGAACCGCAGCAACCTTGCCAGACATTCCGACGTCAAATCCGTTGGGGGGAAGCAACTTCGGCACGATGACATGACGTCATGCGTCATGTCGGGTGCTGTCGCGGGGTAGCCTCCGCAAGGACCGGTGCCAGTTCCGCGTAGTACCCGCGACCGACTATGCGGACGAGGAAGGCCCGCTACAGGCCCGCCTGCGTTACCGTCAGCGGTCTCCAGAGCAGACAGAATCTGGCAACTCACGTGAGACGTAGGTCGAGTGTGTATCGCAGCTCGGGGATGGTGAAGCCCCTGATGGTTTCTTCGCGGGCGACGCCGTCAGGACTCCAGCCGTGCCGTTCATAGAACCTACGGGCGCGGGCATTGCCGGTGAGCACCCACAGAGTCGCCCTGTCGAACCCGCCTCGACGCAGGACGTCATGAGCCGTCCGGACGAGGGTGGAAGCCAGGCCGCTACCCCATTGCGACGGTGCCACGTTCAGCGCCCAGAGCTCGCCGGCACCGTCAGCGTCCGCGTCCCGTCCAGGACCAGTGTGCGCAAAGCCCAGTGGAGTTCCGTTCACTTCGGCGACCAAGATGTTCTCTCTCAAGGTGCGTTCCCCGCTCAAGGTTAGTTGCCACGACACCGTACGGCGCTCCATGGTCGTCGCGTCGAGCAGGCCCTGCGGCATGAGGCCGGCGTATCCGACATGCCAGGCATCAAAGTGAACACGGGCCAGCGCGGGGCCGTCGCCGACGACCGCGTCGCGAATCAGCATGTTGAAGCCCTTCAGGCGACCTGGGCCCCGCAGTTGGCGAGGCCGTTTGAAGCTGGCCCGACCACGCCCGGAGGCGGATCCTGTGGAACTGGGTAGCCGCTGCGAATGCCCCGAGAACTGGGCAGGTGCCCCTCTCGTCGCTGCGGCTTCAGTTGCCTGCAGTCAATGTTGTCAGCACTCGGGTTTCGGTGAACTGCCAAAGGTCCCGCGCCGCGTCCTCGAAGGCTACTGCCGCGCTGTTGCCGAGACGGGTGAGAACGCCGAGATACAACGCGTGGGAGATGAGGAGCAGGCTGCCCTGGCGGGCTGTGGCGTTCAGAAGCGTGAGGCCGTCCATAGCGCGCGCATGCAGGTCGGCGAGGCTTTCGCCGTCGCCGCACCGCAGTTCAGGTTCCTCGCGTCGCCGAGCCTGCCAAGCGGTGTACCTCTCGGGGTAGGTGCCAGGTCCGCGGCCGTAAACGATGCTCGGCGCTTGCCACTCGGCGAAGATCGGAAGCGCAGCGACCAGCGGCAGGCTGGTGTGGTTGGCGAGGATCTCGGCGGTTTCTCGTGCACGGGGCATCGTGCTGGTGACGATGCCGACGATGCCGTCCGGGACGCTGCGGGCAGCGTGACGGGCCTGCTCACGGCCTTCGTCGCTGAGCGGGGCGCCGGGGTGGGCGTGATGGCCGGTTTGGTGTCCCTGGTAGGCAGCGTGGCGCATGAGCCAGATGTCAGCCAAGGATCCAACCTCCGTCAACGCGCAGGGTCTGGCCGGTGATGAAGCCGGCTTCGTCGCGGGCGAGGAAGGCGACTGCGGCGGCCACGTCGTCGGGATGGCCGCGGCGTTGGATGCACTGGCGGGCGAGTTGGCGGGTGGTCATGGCTTCGGGGTCGGGGACGACGTCGTCTTCGGCCGGCACGCGGATGGAGCCGGGGACGATGCAGTTGGCGGTGATGCCGCTGGGGCCGAGTTCGCGGGCGAGGGCGCGGGTGAGTCCTTCGAGGCCGGCCTTGGCGCTGATGTAGGGGGCGAGGTCGTGGCGGCCGGCGGTGGCCAGGACGGATCCGAGGGTCAGCATTCGTCCCCAGCCTTGTGCGGCCATGGCCGGGGTGAGGGCCTGGGCCAGGAGGTAGTGGCTGGTGAGGTTGGTGTCGAGGCTGTCGCGCCAGTGGTTGAGGGTGAGTTCGGGCCAGGGTGTGCGCGGATAGACGCCGGCGTTGCTGACGAGGATGTCGATGGTGCCGAGTCTGTCGGTGGCGGCCCGAGCGAGGTGTTGGGCCTGGTCGGGGTCACGCAGGTCGGCGTGGATCGGCACAGCGGTGGTGCCTTGTCGGCCGAGGTGGGCGGCGAGGTCGTCCGCGGCCTGGTGGTCGTTGAAGTGGGCGAGGATCAGGGTGGCTCCGTCGGCGGCGAGGCGGCGGGTGATGGCCTGGCCAATGCCGCCGGTTGCTCCGGTGATCAGGGCGGTGCGGCCGGTCAGGGTGTCGCGCACAGGGTTTCCTCGAGGTGGAAGAAGGTGATCGGGTTGAAGCCGGGGTCCATGGCTTCGGCGAGGCGGGCGAGGATGATCATTCGGTCGCGCGCTTCGAGGTCGGCGACGTTGTAGATGGCGAGGATGCGCATCACGAGGTAGGGGCGCAGGAGTTGGCCGAGGTCTTGGCCGGGCCAGAGGTCGGCGGCGGTGGGTTCGACGAGGTGCTTCCAGTACCAGTTGGCGGCGGCTTGGCGGGCTGGTGCGGGGGTCGTGCTGTAGTCGATGCGGATGGTGCGGGTGCGCGGCTCGATGGCGAGCCAGTGGAGTTTGGGCCGGTTGATGGGGAGTTGATCGAGGGTGGCGGGGTGGTCGGTGAAGGCCGTGGGGTTGTAGGTGGGTACGAGCCATCCGCCGAGGGCGGTGGTGTACCAAAGGAAGTTGGCGAACTCGCCCGGGAGGCTGTTCATGCCGGCGGTGTCGTAGTCGAGCCAGGCGAGGGGGTAGGCGAGATTGACGTCGGTGGGGTCGCCTTGGGTGAGTGCCGCCCAGATCGGCTCGTCGGTGGCGAACTGGTCTCGGATCCAGGTGAGGGTGTGGTGCCAGTCGAGGTGCAGTTCGCGGTTGTTGACGATCAGGGTGTGGTTGGTGAGTTCGCTGACGGTCAGTGGGCCGTGGAACGGGTAGTCGCGGCCGAGGTAGTAGTCGTCGAGGCGTCCGCCGGGTTGTGCGCGGTCCCAGTAGAGCTTGCGGACGATGTGGCGTGGGTGGAGCAGGCGGGCGGTGGTGGACATGGCCTTCCGGTACGCCTCGGTCAGTGCGGTCATGTAGTCGCGCAGTTCGTTGGTGGGCTCGCCGGGTTGGTTGAGCAGGTCGAGGAGCAGGCCGCTGTCGGTGCCGACCGGCAGGCGCTCGTAGAGGAGCAGGTGCCCGCCGGGGACGCGCTGGTGGGTGTGGAGGGCGGGCACGCGGTAGTGGTCGGCCAGAACCTGGTGCCCGCGGATCTCGGCGAGTGCCTCACTCGGGTCGCGGGTGTACTTGAGCATGATCGGGTGGCCGGCCACGGTGGCGGGCAGGAGCAGGTTGCGGGTGAAGCGACGGATCGGTCCGATGCTCCAGCGCGGGTTCGGGGTCATCGGCGGCCTGCCAGGAGGTGGGTGGCGAGGTCGGCGACGGCGGCCGGGGTGATCGCGGTCAGGTCGGCGTCCTTGGGTTGGTCGAGGTGGTCGCGCACCGGGCAGAGGTCGCCCTGGTGCATGCGTTCGGAGGCGGTGGTGGCGATGGCGTGGTGGTGGGGCAGTCCTGTGCGCCACTTGCTGTGGCTGTGACGGGCGTAGAGGCCGATGACCTGGGGGCCGGCTCCGTTGGGGTTGCGGGCGAGGGCCGCGAGGTGGGTCAGCCCGGTGTCGTTGCCGAGGACGAGGTCGGTCTGTGGGAGGAGGTCAGCCAGGTCCTCGGCCGGCATGCCGTCCAGGTGCAGGATCTGCAGGTTGCCGCGGGGCGGCTCGGCCTTGGCAGTGGTCCGCGTGTCGGTTTCCGTCTTGGCGCCGATGAGCAGGAGCCGGACGGGGGCGCCGGTGTGGTGGGCGATGCGTTCAGCGGTTTCGGTGAACCGGTCGGTGCCCCAGTCTTTGAGTTGGGGCCAGCTGGTGGCGGTGATGGCGGCGATGGTGAGTCCGTCCAGCCAGTGTGCGCTGTGGAGTTGGTGGACCCTTGGATTGCTGCGTGCGTACAGCAGCGGGGTGAACGGGCCGCTGGCCGGAAGGCGCACGCCCAGGCGGCGCTCGAGCGCGAGGTAGTGGCGGGCGGGCAGATCGGAATGAGCGTGGCCGTCGGTGGACCAGCACGGTGGTGCGGCGGGGTCGCACATCAGGTAGGTGCCGGCCGCGGGGCCGCGGGCACTGGCACCGTCGCGGTCGGCGATCACGGCTTGCTGCTGGTCGCTCGGGCCGATGACGTCGAGGCGGGCGAGGTTGCTGCGCGCGAACAGCGCGGTGTGCGGGCCGGTTACCGTGACCGGTACCGGTTCGCCATGGCGTAGGGCGAGCCACTCGGCTGCGGCGCGGACGCTGGACAGTGTGAGGAGACTGTCGCCAAGCTTGCCGTGCAGGGCGATCTCGATCTGAGTGCAGTCGGCCAGGCGGTTGACCAGGTCGATTGCGGGCGGGATGGGAAGTTGCTGGCCGATGTCCAGGCCGGATCGGTCGTAGCCCAGCGGCGTGGTGTGCAGGTCAGCTGCCGGGTAGCGGGTCTGCCCGTTGTGGCACCCTATGGCAGGAGCGGGGGTCTTGGTGCTCACCGGTCGGCCTGGATGGAGTGCAGGCTGGTCAGTGGGAGGCCGAGGCCGGCCAGGCGGTGCCGGCCGGCGTGGCGCTTGTCCTCGACAAGGCAAACCGCGCCGAGCGGGATCGCGCCCGCGCCGCGCAGGCGCTGAGTGAGGTTGGCCAGGGTCTCGCCGGTGGTGATCTCGTCGTCGACGATCAGTACCCGGCTGCCACGGGTGATCCCGTAGGCGTAGACGTCGGTGCGGCGGGCGTGCGGCTCGCTGAACTGGACCATGCCCTCCAGCGGCAGGTGCAGCTTCCAGGCGATCTTGTACGGCAGCCCGGCCGCCTGGGCCAGCGCAAGGGTGGGGATGATGCCGCCGGCATCCAGGCCGAGGAGGTAGTCGATGGGGCCCAGCTCCATCTCCTCGTTGGACTTCTTCCACAACTCCTGGCCGGCGCTGGTCAGGTCGGCCATGCGGACGGGCTGTTCCAGGCCGTCCAGCGAGTGGATGACGCGCTCACGGCGGCTGGTCTCGGGAACGCTCAGGCGCTCCACGGTGCGGGCGGCGAACGGTGCGGGGATGGTGGGCGCGAGGGTTTCGGGCATGGCTGTACTCCGGTCGTGGCTCGTGGGGTGCTGGGAGGCGGTTCGGCGAAAGGGTCAGCGTTATGCGGCGAGCTGCAAGGCGTACCAGGCCAATAGGCGATCGGCCGCGGCGATGACCGTGCTGAGCGCGTTGTCGGGTGTGCCCTCGCGCCACGCGTCGGCGACGCTCTGCAGCGTCGGCAGGTCGAGCGGGCCCAGCCCCGGCAGGTTGGAAGCGGCGGCGAGGATCTGGTCGGGGCCGCTGGT
Protein-coding regions in this window:
- a CDS encoding GNAT family N-acetyltransferase; the protein is MLIRDAVVGDGPALARVHFDAWHVGYAGLMPQGLLDATTMERRTVSWQLTLSGERTLRENILVAEVNGTPLGFAHTGPGRDADADGAGELWALNVAPSQWGSGLASTLVRTAHDVLRRGGFDRATLWVLTGNARARRFYERHGWSPDGVAREETIRGFTIPELRYTLDLRLT
- a CDS encoding glycosyltransferase family 9 protein, whose translation is MSTKTPAPAIGCHNGQTRYPAADLHTTPLGYDRSGLDIGQQLPIPPAIDLVNRLADCTQIEIALHGKLGDSLLTLSSVRAAAEWLALRHGEPVPVTVTGPHTALFARSNLARLDVIGPSDQQQAVIADRDGASARGPAAGTYLMCDPAAPPCWSTDGHAHSDLPARHYLALERRLGVRLPASGPFTPLLYARSNPRVHQLHSAHWLDGLTIAAITATSWPQLKDWGTDRFTETAERIAHHTGAPVRLLLIGAKTETDTRTTAKAEPPRGNLQILHLDGMPAEDLADLLPQTDLVLGNDTGLTHLAALARNPNGAGPQVIGLYARHSHSKWRTGLPHHHAIATTASERMHQGDLCPVRDHLDQPKDADLTAITPAAVADLATHLLAGRR
- a CDS encoding GDSL-type esterase/lipase family protein: MLTNPDALTVLCFGDSNTYGQRSEQVELGRWPVDMRWTGQLQRLLGDEYSVIEEGLSGRTTDLDDCEQIGANGREYLRPCLETHLPLDIVVLMLGTNDLKVRFERSSAQIVSAVSELVDDILVTASSRDGAQSHIVLLAPVPPDNRRPKFAELYGADFDRQSIDKSQELAGGLRALAVSRGLAFVSLGDVASVGEDGLHLDRDSHAPVAELVAQAIKGKVAV
- a CDS encoding phosphoribosyltransferase, which gives rise to MPETLAPTIPAPFAARTVERLSVPETSRRERVIHSLDGLEQPVRMADLTSAGQELWKKSNEEMELGPIDYLLGLDAGGIIPTLALAQAAGLPYKIAWKLHLPLEGMVQFSEPHARRTDVYAYGITRGSRVLIVDDEITTGETLANLTQRLRGAGAIPLGAVCLVEDKRHAGRHRLAGLGLPLTSLHSIQADR
- a CDS encoding histidine phosphatase family protein, encoding MADIWLMRHAAYQGHQTGHHAHPGAPLSDEGREQARHAARSVPDGIVGIVTSTMPRARETAEILANHTSLPLVAALPIFAEWQAPSIVYGRGPGTYPERYTAWQARRREEPELRCGDGESLADLHARAMDGLTLLNATARQGSLLLISHALYLGVLTRLGNSAAVAFEDAARDLWQFTETRVLTTLTAGN
- a CDS encoding SDR family NAD(P)-dependent oxidoreductase; translation: MRDTLTGRTALITGATGGIGQAITRRLAADGATLILAHFNDHQAADDLAAHLGRQGTTAVPIHADLRDPDQAQHLARAATDRLGTIDILVSNAGVYPRTPWPELTLNHWRDSLDTNLTSHYLLAQALTPAMAAQGWGRMLTLGSVLATAGRHDLAPYISAKAGLEGLTRALARELGPSGITANCIVPGSIRVPAEDDVVPDPEAMTTRQLARQCIQRRGHPDDVAAAVAFLARDEAGFITGQTLRVDGGWILG
- a CDS encoding phosphotransferase family protein, with amino-acid sequence MQSHETNWIEYFSSGGYRDVVPLAAGMEGAVYRLGQGLVAKVWGRREAAELKRLQKFYSDISRAGLSFATPQILEVREVDGNAVTIERELMGRPLKQFVGAGVPPEADAAVIEVLRGLAMVPATAAMRQLAVLDEPTPLWEGAENWAAALNGLLQRRVASFGDQLRLVVDGFDVVFSQVAELVSRQAERPQSVVHGDVCLENILVGDDLRLTALLDFGFLSGAGDPAWDASIAAGIVDMYGPHAREVDDRLTHRVAREFGYPVELLLGYRAAYGIAASNAYDPNGADGHFSWCAAVLGREDVREALEAVAV